In a single window of the Drosophila subpulchrella strain 33 F10 #4 breed RU33 chromosome X, RU_Dsub_v1.1 Primary Assembly, whole genome shotgun sequence genome:
- the LOC119557654 gene encoding AF4/FMR2 family member lilli-like gives MSSSRHRKQAKSSRVPPQAREYITELAEDRELERFMAFSSTASSGASGSTHSCALGIVLPPGIPSTASGCAREHASRPQSSHRRRTKSKGCPPASDEAEEHLLELPPTPPTSKPSLPQLSPQKTQGTQAKSDEYTIIPIVMSRSPSLRPAAATQTMSLSVEDLRTPTKQPKEMQTKKTQTPESALKSHKRLEWDPAADVGYYKRAVSTSNISTLERSVLEECGWRQPIQQRSETDLDRLHHREAEEPSPMPDKPAPPLASSTFVNRSERGKPSSSRLGSLGSSISSRKEDSQEISHSKSRKEDSGSSSRPKDSHSSSAKESTHGSSLKEATQGNSTKEDTHKSSRKEKTQNRSQKEDTQNSSKREASQSGSKKEDSLGSSRKEELRLSSRVQDPQVSSRRASLCSSQKESLCSYRRDESRLNSQNSSRMGSQTSSRMLNSRSSSRRESQATSLYGSSAASSFDYHIYMEQELEIAKQEQKKTEQKENEPKELPEKSLRPREQKKKEQQTNHHHEKEKKIVQHLAKEQRKAEQREKEREQERQYTAAQFEKILGSRRHENKENQQPQAPTANLSTTAAASTSSSSIGIASGSGHRGELDLGIDLLCSLVKTRSLSQGQKKKLVRDIARRISCLDLAESGSSLRSLRSNQSSNTKDQLKEPTPLQRHDMATNTSLAGSVSSSKGEPPTLPVPAPRKRGTAGTPSPLPTSFSNSGSTSASHEVITQKTNVPTRDAASTDADAEAEPSDLQEWLNPMTQSEIEYEQRLKGGGDSERRNQLNWIHTEIRRLQALQKLLGDTKTILPSSSMQIETGKGSDCSNGKLAVPSVQMPGLERCSSGQEEPYIVAKLLPEGMPAEAFVEVESPGTPITPQPPVRMESVGVAPKELPSTPTSIATPPPPPPPPHLNQLKPQHRKKMATPVLQSNSSTSGGGRSESVCSFVQQRQRQFREHYQNQQQQLLLLQQQQLYQQQKQLYQRQQQQQQQLFKQKQPHHGHQETYAHQQHCPQYQRPEQGTHQQHEEQEQYLQMQYAQAAGSTYASPHLSGSAGYSCADNEGAIYYQVVNSQAASSYVQAAMVVTRTTPNEGAAARGAGAAAGSGVGRSTTTTTSSSASMMCISSDMSIPMGMVNTCETTTTTTTHQYDDVACQRVRRMAKEARRNPESMQRQTLQVRPSAIAYVIQFTSSGDSEVLPETRSLQDQLQLARPEFCAKSKQRKAILNQMQMIRNVRRREMDDLLGENTSLETLDRRLLQLPPPATSRLRIFTTREMKAMTTKRCKSLPEVLAAQNRQLEERRRRCNRLMRDVFNKRLQNRVANGQLSLNHSRTII, from the exons ATGTCCAGTTCCCGGCATCGCAAGCAGGCGAAATCCTCCCGCGTGCCGCCGCAGGCCAGGGAATACATCACGGAATTGGCCGAGGATCGGGAATTGGAGCGATTCATGGCCTTCTCCTCGACGGCGAGCAGTGGAGCCAGTGGCAGCACCCACAGTTGTGCTCTGGGAATCGTCCTGCCGCCAGGAATCCCCTCCACCGCTAGTGGCTGCGCCAGGGAACATGCGTCTCGACCCCAATCCAGTCACAGGCGTCGCACGAAGAGCAAGGGGTGTCCACCGGCCAGTGATGAAGCAGAGGAGCACCTCCTCGAGCTGCCACCTACACCACCAACCAGCAAACCCAGTCTCCCCCAGCTGAGTCCGCAGAAAACCCAAGGAACCCAAGCGAAATCCGATGAGTACACCATAATACCCATTGTAATGTCCAGAAGCCCAAGCTTACGCCCAGCGGCGGCCACTCAAACCATGTCCCTATCCGTGGAGGATCTAAGGACACCCACCAAGCAGCCCAAGGAGATGCAAACCAAAAAAACCCAGACGCCAGAGTCGGCTTTAAAGTCACACAAGCGCCTGGAATGGGATCCCGCGGCCGATGTGGGCTACTACAAGAGGGCGGTGTCCACCAGCAACATTAGCACCCTGGAGCGTTCTGTTTTGGAGGAGTGCGGCTGGCGTCAGCCGATACAGCAGCGATCCGAGACGGATTTGGATAGGTTGCACCATCGGGAGGCAGAGGAGCCGTCGCCCATGCCGGATAAACCGGCGCCACCACTGGCCTCCAGTACTTTCGTTAACCGCAGCGAACGCGGGAAGCCCTCGAGCTCCAGATTGGGTTCTCTGGGCAGTTCCATAAGCTCTAGGAAAGAGGATTCCCAGGAGATTTCCCACAGCAAATCTAGGAAGGAGGATTCTGGCAGTAGCTCTCGGCCAAAGGATTCCCACAGCAGTTCAGCGAAGGAGTCTACCCATGGCAGTTCCTTAAAAGAAGCTACTCAAGGCAATTCAACGAAAGAGGATACCCACAAAAGTTCtaggaaggaaaaaacccAAAACAGATCCCAAAAAGAAGATACCCAAAACAGCTCCAAACGAGAGGCTTCCCAAAGTGGCTCCAAAAAGGAAGACTCCCTCGGCAGCTCCAGAAAAGAGGAACTAAGGCTCAGCTCACGAGTACAAGATCCACAGGTCAGTTCCCGCCGAGCATCGCTTTGTAGCTCGCAAAAAGAGTCACTGTGCAGTTACAGAAGGGACGAATCTCGGCTGAACTCGCAAAACAGCTCCAGAATGGGATCGCAAACTAGCTCAAGAATGTTGAATTCGCGTTCCAGTTCTAGGCGGGAATCTCAGGCCACCTCGCTATACGGCAGTTCGGCGGCCAGTAGCTTCGATTACCACATATACATGGAGCAAGAACTGGAGATTGCCAAGCAGGAGCAAAAGAAAACCGAACAGAAGGAAAATGAACCGAAGGAGCTGCCTGAAAAGTCTCTGCGACCACGGGAGCAAAAAAAGAAGGAGCAACAGACCAACCATCATCACGAGAAGGAGAAAAAGATAGTACAGCATCTCGCCAAAGAGCAAAGGAAAGCTGAACAGCGGGAAAAGGAGCGCGAACAGGAGCGTCAGTACACGGCGGCACAGTTTGAGAAGATCTTGGGCAGTCGACGGCACGAGAACAAGGAGAACCAGCAGCCACAGGCCCCAACTGCCAACCTATCCACCACCGCAGCCGCCTCCACATCCTCCTCTTCAATAGGAATTGCATCAGGATCGGGCCACCGAGGAGAACTGGATCTGGGAATCGATTTGCTGTGCTCGCTGGTGAAAACTCGCAGCCTCAGCCAGGGACAGAAAAAGAAACTCGTTAGGGATATAGCCAGGCGTATTTCCTGCCTGGATTTGGCCGAGTCCGGCAGCAGTTTACGATCCCTGAGGAGCAATCAGTCCAGTAACACAAAGGATCAGCTTAAAG AGCCAACTCCTTTGCAGCGGCATGATATGGCTACCAATACGTCGCTAGCAGGTTCAGTGAGTTCCTCCAAGGGTGAGCCACCAACTCTGCCAGTTCCCGCTCCTCGAAAGCGTGGAACTGCCGGCACACCTTCACCACTGCCCACAAGTTTCTCAAACAGTGGCTCAACCAGTGCCTCGCACGAGGTGATCACCCAAAAGACCAATGTACCCACTCGCGATGCAGCCTCCacggatgcagatgcagaGGCCGAGCCCTCGGATTTGCAGGAGTGGCTGAATCCCATGACCCAAAGCGAAATAGAGTATGAGCAGCGTTTAAAGGGAGGCGGAGATTCGGAGCGGAGGAACCAGCTTAACTGGATTCACACGGAGATTCGACGCCTGCAGGCGTTGCAGAAACTTTTGGGCGATACCAAAACCATTTTGCCAAGCAGTTCTATGCAAATCGAAACGGGCAAGGGATCCGATTGTTCCAATGGAAAATTAGCTGTGCCTTCGGTGCAAATGCCAGGCTTAGAGAGATGCAGCAGTGGCCAGGAGGAGCCATATATCGTGGCAAAGTTATTGCCAGAAGGAATGCCAGCTGAAGCATTTGTAGAGGTGGAAAGTCCAGGAACACCAATCACTCCCCAGCCTCCAGTAAGAATGGAATCGGTGGGTGTGGCACCCAAGGAGCTGCCTTCGACTCCTACGTCCATAGCCAcaccgccgccgccaccaccaccgcctCATCTTAACCAGCTAAAGCCACAACATCGCAAGAAGATGGCCACACCTGTCCTCCAGTCGAATAGCTCCACTAGCGGCGGTGGCCGCAGCGAAAGCGTTTGCTCCTTTGTCCAGCAAAGGCAGCGACAGTTCCGCGAGCACTATCAgaaccagcagcagcaattgcTTTTgctgcagcaacagcaactttaccagcagcagaagcaactctaccagcggcagcagcaacagcagcaacaactctTCAAACAGAAGCAGCCACATCATGGTCACCAGGAAACATATGCTCATCAGCAGCACTGTCCG CAATACCAGAGGCCTGAGCAGGGAACACATCAGCAACACGAGGAGCAAGAGCAATACCTGCAGATGCAATACGCCCAGGCGGCGGGCAGTACCTATGCCTCGCCACATTTGAGTGGTAGCGCTGGCTATAGCTGTGCGGATAACGAGGGAGCCATCTACTATCAGGTTGTGAACTCTCAGGCAGCATCCAGCTATGTGCAAGCAGCCATGGTGGTCACAAGAACGACACCAAACGAGGGAGCAGCAGCcagaggagcaggagcagcagcaggatcGGGAGTTGGCAGATCGACCACAACCACTACCAGTTCGTCGGCCTCGATGATGTGCATCAGTTCGGATATGTCCATACCCATGGGCATGGTCAATACCTGTGAGACCACCACAACGACCACCACCCATCAGTATGATGATGTGGCCTGCCAGCGGGTCAGAAGAATGGCCAAGGAGGCAAGGCGAAATCCAGAGAGTATGCAGCGACAGACGCTGCAAGTTCGCCCCAGTGCCATTGCCTATGTCATCCAGTTCACCTCGTCGGGGGACAGTGAGGTGCTGCCCGAGACGCGATCCTTGCAGGATCAACTGCAGCTGGCCCGTCCCGAATTCTGTGCCAAGTCCAAGCAACGCAAGGCCATACTCAATCAAATGCAGATGATTCGGAACGTTAGACGACGGGAGATGGACGATCTGCTGGGCGAGAATACCAGCTTGGAGACGCTGGACAGGCGACTGCTTCAGCTGCCACCACCGGCCACTT CTCGTTTGAGGATTTTTACCACCAGGGAAATGAAGGCCATGACCACCAAGCGTTGTAAAAGTTTGCCGGAAGTGCTGGCCGCCCAAAATCGCCAACTGGAAGAACGAAGGCGTCGCTGCAATCGTCTGATGCGGGATGTCTTCAATAAG CGCCTTCAAAATCGCGTGGCCAACGGACAGCTCTCGCTAAATCACAGCAGGACAATCATCTAG
- the LOC119556391 gene encoding uncharacterized protein LOC119556391 — MLAAQQQQQQQHNSTGEAEMERQRRDSTTSESSLEHLDLGRTPKKLAGNGGSAQTTSTPHELTTVTSRKRKLRQLQQQMNHLHQQEVLSDEDEEEEDEHEDGEHPATAARNLGRHKQRRSTQASIVVDYSSGDASSLRKKFRLNRSTASLSESGFVDASSTVHSGYLGNSSGSATNTTTTTTSGGAVAPASVAGGGVAGATASSSSSSSSSGGSGGSSPQGPSLSSGESGIGAGDEHMKYLCPICEVVSATPHEFTNHIRCHNYANGDTENFTCRICSKVLSSASSLDRHVLVHTGERPFNCRYCHLTFTTNGNMHRHMRTHKQHQVAQSQSQQQQSQQQQSQQQQQQQQHQRRQQQHQPAQQQQQNPAQQLVATALSAGRAESYESDASCSTDVSSGHSHSHSRSSSSLNNNNNSHKANNNLRELDVDQAEDQDQLEGKQRRLKTTINNNNIIDSGHQEEIEEDEEEADDADVAMLTSTPDVATLLAGASASGAASRSPSPSPSPSASPSLLLSCPACGASDFETLPALCAHLDARHSDIPAKCRDCEVIFASHRQLQAHCCRGSTGLPPLLGASSSPLHQEEDQENEEDEELERKMGVPSQSEDFFHQLYLKQKTAGAGGAISHPPSPIKHEPADSKDLADIQSILNMTSSSSSFLRNFEQSVNTPSSSQYSLDGRDQEEEAQDAFTSEFRRMKLRGEFPCKLCSAVFPNLRALKGHNRVHLGAVGPAGPFRCNMCPYAVCDKAALVRHMRTHNGDRPYECAVCNYAFTTKANCERHLRNRHGKTSRDEVKRAIVYHPAEDAGCEDSKSRLGEDLADLSFRSISPTPPPPPVIISGESSSSQLKHMLLGESHLAPVVQPPLKIQVKSLDQLVDKKPAKPAAPAPQQQQQQLQEKIGAALDFSMDVLDLSKKPTGGAAALTPSVTPTPPTPAPGVVAPGVGAPADLAAALEQQQLLLAQQQLFGAGGDAASQYMQQLFRMFQFQSQTPGFPFFPFMAPPPPQANPEKPPLVSPPNRMNPLPVGVGVGVPVPPGGPVKMVIKNGVLMPKQKQRRYRTERPFACEHCSARFTLRSNMERHVKQQHPQFYAQRQRSGHHVMRGRGASSAAAAAAAAAAAAAAMGPGSASSVGSNHHHGHGHGSHGHAPISEQVKYAILAQQLKAHKNTDLLQQALAHGSSSVAGNPLLHFGYPLATPSPLHNGSGQGNGQAITMDDDEPKLIIDEDDNEHDEVEPEEVDDFEEDEDDEEMDEPEEEPELIPDEQPAEEEEEEEQEEPELPKPLEQLSLVAPTNEAAQKMAETILEQAIKAGKPTSPPPQENALPVDPKVVTTMQEPAATSNPSSLKTMIAQAESVGKSLKEVASSPFKDESQDLVPVAKLVDNATSQNMSFNSYFRPSDVANHMEQSDEEGLVASGSASESNNSGTEDVTSSSSGSEPKKKSAYSLAPNRVSCPYCQRMFPWSSSLRRHILTHTGQKPFKCSHCPLLFTTKSNCDRHLLRKHGNVESAMSVYVPTEDVSEPIPVPKSVEEIELEEQRRRQEAEREKERELKRERELERERELEREKEREQEKERERQQLIQKLAAQMNAAANAAAAAAAAAAASSVGNGNGGAPNGPLGDGLAGGDLPYKCHLCEGSFGERLQCLEHIKQAHAHEFALLLAKGAIENESLEGPNPHQQMSQQSAVHSDDEAANGGGRGKYPDYSNRKVICAFCVRRFWSTEDLRRHMRTHSGERPFQCDICLRKFTLKHSMLRHMKKHSGRAHNGDTPGSDCSDDEQVASPPSTPAPLPLPLPNPGQPTSANNNNSCHNNNNNNNNFGSSKLGLKLPKLHELLDKASEWRASRLGEHKENMGEATPSAAAVAGSDLIGNLLGISDQGILNKLLSSADEAAKLLGVDNK; from the exons ATGCTCGCCgcacagcaacagcagcagcagcagcacaacAGCACAGGTGAGGCGGAAATGGAGCGCCAGCGACGGGACTCCACCACCTCGGAATCCTCCCTGGAGCACCTGGACTTGGGTCGCACGCCCAAGAAGCTGGCCGGAAATGGTGGCTCCGCGCAGACCACATCCACGCCCCACGAACTCACGACTGTCACATCGCGCAAGCGCAAACTTCGCCAACTGCAACAGCAGATGAATCATCTCCATCAGCAGGAGGTGTTGAgcgacgaggacgaggaggaggaggatgagcacgaggatGGGGAGCACCCGGCCACGGCAGCCCGGAATCTAGGGCGGCACAAGCAACGGCGCAGCACCCAGGCCTCCATTGTGGTGGACTACAGCAGTGGCGATGCCAGCTCCCTGCGCAAAAAGTTCCGGCTCAATCGCTCGACGGCCAGTCTCTCGGAATCGGGATTCGTGGATGCCAGCAGCACGGTCCACAGTGGCTATCTGGGCAATAGCAGTGGCAGTGCCACCAAtaccacaaccaccaccaccagcggTGGTGCAGTGGCTCCAGCCTCGGTGGCCGGTGGTGGAGTGGCCGGAGCAACTgcctccagcagcagcagtagcagcagcagcggcggaTCCGGCGGCTCCTCGCCCCAAGGCCCCAGCCTCTCCAGCGGCGAGTCGGGCATCGGAGCCGGGGACGAGCACATGAAGTACCTGTGCCCCATCTGCGAGGTGGTCTCGGCCACGCCGCACGAGTTCACCAACCACATCCGGTGCCACAACTACGCCAACGGCGACACGGAGAACTTCACCTGCCGCATTTGCTCCAAG GTGCTATCCTCGGCCTCATCCCTGGACAGACACGTGCTGGTTCACACGGGCGAGCGGCCCTTCAACTGCCGCTACTGCCACCTGACCTTCACCACCAACGGCAACATGCACCGCCACATGCGCACCCACAAGCAGCACCAAGTTgcgcagtcgcagtcgcaacagcagcagtcgcagcagcaacagtcgcagcagcagcagcagcagcagcaacaccagcgacgacagcagcaacaccagccggcgcagcagcagcagcagaatcCCGCCCAGCAACTGGTGGCCACCGCCTTGTCCGCTGGACGTGCCGAGAGCTACGAGAGCGATGCCAGCTGCTCCACAGATGTGTCCAGTGGTCATAGTCACTCGcacagccgcagcagcagctccctcaacaacaacaacaactcgCACAAGGCTAACAACAACCTGAGGGAACTGGATGTGGATCAGGCGGAGGATCAGGATCAGTTGGAGGGCAAGCAGCGCCGCCTGAAGACgaccatcaacaacaacaacatcataGACAGTGGCCACCAGGAGGAGATCgaggaggatgaggaggaGGCCGATGATGCGGATGTGGCCATGCTGACCAGCACGCCCGATGTGGCCACCCTTCTGGCCGGAGCCAGTGCCTCCGGAGCGGCCTCGCGCTCACCGTCGCCCTCCCCCTCGCCATCCGCCTCGCCGTCGCTGCTCCTGAGCTGTCCCGCCTGCGGAGCCTCCGACTTCGAGACCCTGCCCGCCCTGTGTGCCCACCTGGATGCGAGGCACTCGGACATACCGGCCAAGTGTCGCGATTGCGAGGTGATCTTCGCCAGCCATCGCCAGCTGCAGGCCCACTGCTGTCGGGGATCCACGGGACTGCCGCCGCTCCTCGGAGCCAGCAGTTCACCCTTGCACCAGGAGGAGGATCAGGAGaacgaggaggatgaggagCTGGAGCGGAAGATGGGTGTGCCCAGCCAGAGCGAGGACTTTTTCCACCAGCTGTATCTGAAGCAGAAGACAGCCGGAGCTGGTGGTGCCATCTCCCATCCCCCGTCGCCCATTAAACACGAGCCGGCGGACAGCAAGGATCTGGCGGATATACAAAGCATCCTGAACATGACCAGCTCTAGTTCCAGTTTTCTGCGCAACTTCGAGCAGTCGGTGAACACGCCCAGCTCCAGTCAGTACAGTTTGGATGGCAGGGATCAGGAGGAGGAGGCCCAGGATGCCTTCACTTCGGAGTTCCGGCGGATGAAGTTGCGCGGTGAGTTCCCCTGCAAGCTCTGCAGCGCCGTCTTTCCCAATCTGCGCGCCCTCAAGGGTCACAACCGGGTGCATCTGGGTGCAGTGGGCCCAGCCGGACCCTTCCGCTGCAACATGTGTCCCTATGCCGTCTGCGACAAGGCCGCCCTGGTGCGCCACATGCGCACCCACAACGGCGATCGTCCCTACGAATGCGCCGTCTGCAACTATGCCTTCACCACCAAGGCCAACTGCGAGCGCCACCTGAGGAACCGGCACGGCAAGACCAGTCGGGACGAGGTGAAGCGGGCCATTGTCTACCATCCGGCGGAGGATGCCGGCTGCGAGGACAGCAAGTCCCGCCTGGGCGAGGATCTGGCCGATCTCAGTTTCCGTTCCATCAGTCCCacgccaccgccgccgcctgTTATCATCAGTGGCGAGAGCAGCAGTTCCCAGCTGAAGCACATGCTCCTGGGCGAGAGTCATCTGGCACCGGTGGTCCAACCGCCGCTCAAGATCCAGGTGAAGAGTCTCGACCAGCTGGTGGACAAGAAGCCAGCCAAGCCAGCTGCCCCGGctccacagcagcagcagcagcagctccagGAGAAGATCGGAGCTGCCCTGGACTTTAGCATGGATGTGTTGGATCTCAGCAAGAAGCCAACTGGTGGAGCAGCAGCCCTCACACCCTCGGTCACACCCACTCCGCCCACGCCGGCACCTGGAGTTGTGGCACCGGGAGTGGGAGCCCCTGCCGACCTGGCCGCCGCCctggagcagcagcaactgctcCTTGCGCAGCAGCAGCTCTTCGGCGCTGGCGGAGATGCCGCCTCCCAGTACATGCAGCAGCTGTTCCGCATGTTCCAGTTCCAGTCCCAGACGCCTGGATTCCCCTTCTTTCCCTTCATGGCACCACCACCGCCGCAGGCCAATCCAGAGAAGCCACCGCTGGTGAGTCCACCCAATCGCATGAATCCCCTGCCCGTGGGTGTGGGCGTGGGCGTTCCAGTGCCACCTGGTGGCCCCGTCAAGATGGTCATCAAGAATGGCGTCCTGATGCCCAAGCAGAAGCAGCGTCGCTATCGCACCGAGCGTCCCTTTGCCTGCGAGCACTGCTCGGCGAGATTCACCCTGCGCTCGAACATGGAGCGCCATGTGAAGCAACAGCATCCGCAGTTCTATGCCCAGCGCCAGAGGAGCGGTCACCATGTGATGAGGGGCAGGGGAGCCTCCAGTGCCGCAgccgctgctgccgccgccgccgccgctgcagCTGCCATGGGTCCAGGATCTGCCTCCTCCGTCGGCAGCAATCACCATCATGGCCATGGCCATGGCTCCCACGGACATGCCCCCATCTCGGAGCAGGTCAAGTACGCCATTCTCGCCCAGCAACTGAAGGCCCACAAGAACACCGATCTGCTGCAGCAGGCCTTGGCCCACGGTTCCAGCAGTGTGGCCGGCAATCCCCTCCTGCACTTCGGCTACCCACTGGCCACGCCCAGTCCCCTGCACAATGGCTCCGGCCAGGGCAATGGCCAGGCCATCACCATGGACGACGATGAGCCCAAGCTGATCATCGATGAGGATGACAACGAGCATGATGAGGTGGAACCGGAGGAGGTGGATGACTTCGAGGAGGATGAGGACGATGAGGAGATGGATGAGCCGGAGGAGGAGCCCGAGCTGATCCCGGATGAGCAGCCagccgaggaggaggaggaggaggagcaagAGGAGCCGGAGCTGCCCAAGCCGCTGGAGCAGCTGTCCCTGGTGGCGCCCACCAATGAGGCGGCCCAGAAGATGGCCGAGACCATCCTGGAGCAGGCCATCAAGGCGGGCAAGCCAACCAGTCCGCCGCCCCAGGAGAATGCCCTGCCAGTTGACCCCAAAGTGGTGACCACCATGCAGGAACCAGCCGCCACCAGCAATCCCAGCAGCCTGAAGACCATGATTGCCCAGGCCGAATCCGTGGGCAAGTCCCTGAAAGAGGTGGCCAGTTCGCCGTTCAAGGACGAGTCGCAGGATCTGGTGCCGGTGGCCAAGTTGGTGGACAATGCCACCAGCCAGAACATGAGCTTCAACAGCTATTTCCGGCCCAGCGATGTGGCCAATCACATGGAGCAGAGCGACGAGGAGGGCCTGGTGGCCTCCGGCAGTGCCAGCGAGAGCAACAACAGCGGCACCGAGGATGTGACCAGCAGCAGCTCCGGCAGCGAGCCCAAGAAGAAGTCCGCCTACAGCTTGGCGCCCAATCGCGTCTCCTGCCCCTACTGCCAGCGGATGTTCCCGTGGAGCAGCTCGCTGCGCAGGCACATCCTCACCCACACCGGCCAGAAGCCCTTCAAGTGCTCCCACTGCCCCCTGTTGTTCACCACCAAGAGCAACTGCGACCGCCATCTGCTGCGCAAGCACGGCAACGTGGAGTCGGCCATGTCGGTGTATGTGCCCACCGAGGATGTGAGCGAGCCGATCCCGGTGCCCAAGTCCGTGGAGGAGATCGAGCTGGAGGAGCAGCGCCGGCGGCAGGAGGCGGAGCGCGAGAAGGAGCGTGAGCTGAAGCGGGAGCGGGAGTTGGAGCGTGAGCGCGAGCTGGAGCGGGAGAAGGAGCGGGAGCAGGAGAAGGAACGGGAGCGCCAACAGCTCATCCAAAAGCTGGCTGCCCAAATGAATGCCGCTGCCAatgccgctgccgccgccgccgctgcagCAGCTGCATCTTCGGTGGGCAATGGCAATGGTGGAGCACCGAATGGCCCACTGGGAGATGGCCTCGCTGGCGGAGATCTGCCCTACAAGTGCCACCTGTGCGAGGGCTCCTTTGGCGAGCGTCTGCAGTGCCTGGAGCATATCAAGCAGGCCCATGCCCATGAGTTTGCCCTGCTGCTGGCCAAGGGTGCCATCGAGAATGAGTCCCTGGAGGGGCCCAATCCCCACCAGCAGATGTCCCAGCAGTCGGCCGTGCATTCGGACGATGAGGCCGCCAATGGCGGGGGTCGTGGCAAGTATCCGGACTACAGCAACCGCAAGGTGATCTGTGCCTTCTGCGTGCGCCGCTTCTGGTCCACCGAGGATCTGCGTCGCCACATGCGCACCCATTCGGGCGAGAGGCCCTTCCAGTGCGACATCTGCCTGAGGAAGTTCACCCTGAAGCACAGCATGCTGCGGCACATGAAGAAACACAGTGGTCGGGCCCACAATGGGGACACACCGGGTTCCGATTGCTCCGATGATGAGCAGGTGGCCAGTCCGCCCAGCACACCGGCTCCGCTGCCCCTGCCTCTGCCCAATCCCGGCCAGCCCACCagcgccaacaacaacaacagctgccacaacaacaacaacaacaacaacaactttgGTAGCTCCAAGCTGGGCCTGAAGCTGCCCAAGCTGCACGAGCTGCTGGACAAGGCGAGCGAGTGGCGGGCCAGTCGGCTGGGCGAGCACAAGGAGAACATGGGCGAGGCCACGCCCTCGGCGGCAGCCGTCGCCGGATCGGATCTGATTGGCAACCTGCTGGGGATCAGCGACCAGGGCATCCTCAACAAGCTGCTCTCCTCCGCCGACGAGGCGGCCAAGCTCCTGGGCGTGGACAACAAGTAA